TTTGTTGCTATTGATGAAGCACATTGTATTTCTGAATGGGGTCATGATTTTAGACCAGAATATAGAAATTTAAAGCATATTATTAAAGCTATAGATAACGTACCAATAATATGTTTAACTGCTACTGCAACAGAAAAAGTGCAGGAAGATATTTTAAAAACGTTAGGAATTACGGATGCAAATAGGTTTAAAGCTTCTTTTAATAGGGCAAATCTTTTTTATGAAGTAAGACCGAAAACGATTGATGTACAAAAAGATATAATTCGTTTTGTAAAGCAAAGAATGGGCAAATCTGGAATTATTTACTGCTTAAGCCGTAAAAAAGTAGACGAAGTTGCTCAGGTTTTACAAGTAAACGGAATTAAGGCGGTTCCTTATCACGCAGGTTTGGATGCAAAAACTCGTGTAAAACATCAAGATATGTTTTTGATGGAAGATTGCGATGTTGTTGTTGCTACCATTGCTTTTGGTATGGGAATTGACAAACCAGATGTTCGTTTTGTAATTCATCATGATATTCCTAAAAGTTTAGAAAGTTATTATCAAGAAACAGGTAGAGCTGGTCGAGATGATGGTGAAGGATATTGTTTGGCTTTTTATGCATATAAAGACATTGAAAAGTTAGAGAAATTTATGGCTAGTAAGCCAGTTGCTGAACAAGAAATTGGACATGCATTATTACAAGAAGTTGTTGGTTATGCAGAAACTTCGATGAATAGAAGAAAATATTTGTTGCATTATTTTGGTGAAGAGTTTGATGCTGAAAATGGAGATGGAGCAGATATGGATGACAATTCTAGAAATCCTAAGAAAAAACATGAAGCTAAAGAGGATGTAAAACTCTTATTAAATGTTATAAAAAATACTTTACAGAAATACAAATCGAAAGAAGTTGTAAATACCATTATTGGAAAAGAAAACGCATTGTTAACTTCTCATAAAACACATTTACAACCATTTTTTGGGAGTGGTAAAGATAAATCGGCACTTTATTGGATGGCCTTAATCAGACAGATTTTAGTCGTTAATTTAATAAAGAAAGAGATAGAACAATATGGTGTTGTTAAGTTAACAGAAAAAGGACAGGAGTTTATAAATAAACCTTATTCTTTTATGATGACAGAAGATCATTCTTACAATGAAGAAAATGATAGTTCTATAATAACAAATTCTAAATCTTCTGGTGGAGTTGCTGATGAAAAGTTAGTAAAAATATTGAAAGATTTACGTAAAAGTGTTGCAATAAAACAAGGTGTTCCTCCATTTGCTGTTTTTCAAGATCCATCTTTAGATGATATGGCTTTAAAATATCCAATAACTTTACCAGAACTATCTACAGTTCATGGAGTAGGAGAAGGAAAAGCAAGAAAATTTGGAAAGGATTTTATAAAATTAATTTCTACTTATGTAGAAGAAAATGATATTCTAAGACCTGATGATTTAATTGTAAAAAGTACAGGTACTAATTCTGGATTAAAGTTATTTATCATTCAAAATACTGATAAAAAATTACCTTTAGAAGATATTGCTAAGTCCAAAGGACTTAAAATGAGTGAGCTGATAAAGGAAATGGAAATGATTATATTTTCAGGAACAAAGTTAAATATTGACTATTGTTTAGATGATCTATTAGATGAAGATCAGCAGGAAGAAATCCATGATTATTTTATGGATGCAGAATCTGATAAAATTCAAGATGCTTTAGACGAATTTGATGGTGATTATGATGAAGAAGAATTACGTTTAATGCGTATTAAATTTATTAATGAAGTCGCAAATTAAAACAAAACATAATTAGTTTAAATAAAAAAAGAGGTTGAATTTAATTCAACCTCTTTTTTTTTATATATTAAAATTTATATTTCTTATCAATAGCGTATTTAACCAATTCATTACCAGAAGATAAATCAAGCTTACGAATCATGTTTTTTCTATGCGTATCTACTGTCGTTTTTGCAATAAATAAACTCTCTGCTATTTCTTTTGATGTTTTTCCATTAGAAATTAAATTTAAAATTTCTTTTTCCCTGTTAGATAAAATTACTTTATCTGATTTGCCAATAGTTACATTATCATCTATATAACTATTCATAAAATTGAACGCCACATTTGGGTCAAAGAAAGTTTCTCCATTTGCAACAGTAACAATTGCTTTCGATAACATTTTAATTCCTGAATTTTTTAATATATAACCAGTTGCACCAGCATCTAACATTTGTTTAATTGCATCTGGTTGATCAAACATTGTCATTGCTAAAACATGAATATGAGGAAGTTTTTTCTTTATAATTCTGGTAGCTTGAATTCCATCCATTTTTGGCATTCTGATATCTGTAATAACTAATTTGGGCTGTTTTAAGGAAACTAATTTCACTAATTCTTCTCCGTCATTTACAGAGCCAATAATATTTATTTCATCATCATATTCAAAGAAAGATTTTACTCCATCGATTAACATTTGATGATCTTCTGCCATTATAATTGTAATCATAGTTTCTTTTTTATAAAAATAGCACTTTTATGAAATTGAAATATCCCTATAAGTAAGTAATTAAGAAATTGGAATATCAATAATTATTGAGCTTCCTTTTCCTTTGGTAGAATCTACATTAAAAGTACCTCCTAAATGGCTAACTCGTGTTTTTATAGAACTGATTCCCATTCCGTTTTTAAGATTAACCTTCTTTATATCAAATCCTAACCCATCATCTTCTATTATAATGTTTAGATTTTTATCATATAAAGAAATGTTGATGGTTGCGTTTTTAGCATTTGCATGTTTTATAATATTGGTAATCAACTCTTGTGTAATTCGAAAAACACTAATTTCTAAACTATTTTCTAGTCTTTTATCTAAACCAAAGTCGATAACTTCAATTTGAATTTTATCTGCCGAAGATATTTTTTCAGCCATCATTTGTATGGCGACTAATAAACCTTGATTTGCTAAAACGCCAGCATTTTTAGCATGTGCAATACTTCTAACCTTTAAGTAAGCTTCATCTATTAACCCTTCTGTTTTATCAAACAACATTTCTTGATTTATCTTTTTCTTCTCACGATTCATTTTAAGATTCTCAAAATGTAGTTTAAGAGTAGCTAAAACAGAACCTAAATTATCATGTAAATCTTCTGCAATACGCTTGCGTTCTTTTTCTTGACCATCTACCATTGCATTAATAGTAGTCAGTTCTTGTTCTTTTAAAAGTGTAAGGTTTTTTTGAGTTTCTAGTTCTTTATCTTGTTCTGCTAGTTTTCTTTTTCGTTTAGAGTTTTTTAGTGATAAAACAGCAATAGTTCCAGCTAATAAAATGAATAGGAGAGAGCCAATTAAAAGATTTCTATTCTTTAGTCTTTTAGCTTCTGTTTCAAGTATTTTTTTATCTTTTTCTGCAGTTTGATATTTTACATCTAAATCTGAAATAGCAATATTTTGAGCAGTATTATTTAAACTGTCTCTATATATATTGTATTTTTCATAAGCTTCATATGCTTTTTTATAATATCCAATTTCTTGGTAACAATTTGCAAATTTGCCATATAATATTTTGTTATATTTTAATTTATAAGCTGTAGGTTCAATTTTTGCTGCATTATTCAACTGTATAATTGCTTCTTCAAATTTATTTTGTTTTTGGAAAAAAACAGCATAATTGATGTAAGTTGCAAATAGTTGATTTTTGTCTTCTTTGGTATATAAACTTAATGTTTTTTTAAAGTAGTAACTAGCTGAGTCTGTTTTTGTTTTTGTAAAAAGGTAAGCTAAATTAGCATAAACAGTAACCCTATACTTTCTTAACTTTATATTTTCAGTAAGTCTTAGAGAGTTTTTATAGTATTTTATTGATAATTCAATGGTATCTGAATCCCAGAAATAACTAGCATAACTATTACTTGCTACTAATAACTTTAAAGAATCATTCTTTTTTAAGGCATATTCGTAATAATCATCTAGGTAAGGTTTAGAATTGTCTTCTAAATTATTTTGAGAAGCTATTAACTCAAAAAGTTCAAGGTTGCATTCTGCTACACTATCAATTTCATTTAAATAAACGTAAATATTTTTAGCTTTAATGTAATTTTTATAGGCACCAAAATGTTTATTATTATTACTAAATTCGATTGCTTTTTTAAAGTAAAAATAAGCTGAATCCTTTTGTGAATTTTGTGCATAAGATAAACTACAAATCATAAAAAAAATGATTTGTAGTTTATTAAGCTTCAAAAATAAAACTTTTAACATTTTATGGCCCTTGGATTATAATTCCTCCACCATTTCCTTCTTTGGGACGAGCAATACCTTCATTTACTTTTTGAGAAAAACAAGTGAGTTTTGGAAAATCATCATCATCATCATTATAAACAAAAATTGTTAATTTTTCTAAATTAACAAAATCTAACTTTCCTGAAACTTCATCAATATCGTCTAACTTTATATTAAATGAAACCATTCTATTTTTTCCTTTTATTCTTTCATTTTTATCATCTATGCTAATATGAATTACTAAAATTTTTCCAATTAATAAATCATAAAAATAGTTTCCTTTTATAGTTGTACTGTCAGTTTTATTAACTGGAAAATTGACATGAATGAGTTTATTTGAATTATCGATATAGCTATCATGAATTAAAATATCTAGATTACTATCATAATGCATTTTCTCTTTTTTCTTTAATTTTCTATCTTTTGGTTTATAAGTTTTAAAGTTGCTGTTTTTTTCCATGGTTAGTTTTTAGTTGGTTAATATATTCCAAATATCTAATATTTGGTAAGTACACATATACCTACAAGTAGGTATAATCATGTCCTTAAATATAAGTAAAAAACTATAAAGTAAAAATAGTAAGTAATACTCCTAAAAGAATTGCAATAAACTTTTGTAAGTTAAATTTATGGTTTTCAGTGCTTTCAAAAAGTATAATTGTAGAAATATGTAAGAAAACCCCAACAATTAAAGCTGTAATTTCAGTTGCATAGGTTGTGAAAAAAGGGATTTTATCTCCCAATAACATTCCTAAAGGACTCATTAAAGCAAAAGCAACCAAAAAAATATAAGTTATTTTTTTCGAGTATTTAGTCTGAATTAGAAAAGTAGTTAAAACAACCGCAATTGGTATTTTGTGCACCACAATTGCCCATAATAAATTATCACCAGCATTATGAATTGGTAATCCTTCAGAAAAAGCATGTATACATAGACTTACAAATAAAAGCGTTGGAAACTCTTTTCCATCCGTATGAATATGAATATGTCCATGTTCTGCTCCTTTAGAAAAAGATTCTAAAACAGACTGAATAATAATTCCGACTAAAATAAAAATTCCGACTTTTTTATATTCGGTGGTTTCAGTATATACTTCTGGTAATAAATGTAAAATAGTAACAGATAATAGATAAGCACCACTAAAAGCTAATAATAAACGGACTATTTTATTGTTTGGTTTTATAATAAAAACCAAGATAGAACCAAAAAGAACAGATGCTATTAAAAGAATATAACTCATTTTGCAATAATAATTAATCGATCAGAAGTTTTAGCTTCGTATGTATTTAAATCATAATTTCCAAAAACATTTGTAATGGTAAAACCAACATCTTCAAAGAAAGCTGTCATTTTATCAAGATTTAAATATTTTACTTGTTCTGTATAAGAATGATTTTCTCCATCAGCAAAAAATGAAATATGTTTAAAGATAAAGCCATCTTTAATTTCTCTTTTAATGTTGAATGTAATGTTATCTACCGTTTTAGTTTCTGTAGCAACTAAATTTAATTTTACTTTTTCAGCATTTAAAAAATCAAACACAAAAAAACCATCTTTATTTAAACCTTGTTTAATGTTGTTTAAAATTAAAATGTCTTCTTTATCATCTTCAAAATAACCAAAGCTAGTAAACAGATTAAAAATAGCATCATACTTATTATTAAAATGCGCACGCATATCGTGTACTTTAAAATTTAAAGTCTCGTTCTCAAATTCTTTAGCCAATTTAATACTATTAGCAGCCAAATCTCCACCTGTAACTTTATATCCTAAAGAATTTAAAAATACAGAATGACGCCCTTTTCCACAAGGTAAATCTAAAATATGAGTCGTTTTTGGCAAATTTAAAAAAGAAGTAATATTCTTCATAAACAATTGCGCTTCACCATCATTTCTCTCTTTATAAAGCGTATGATAATAAGAAGTGTTAAACCAATCTGTAAACCAATCTTTTGTTTTCATCTTTATAAAATTGCTGTAACCTTATTTTTAATTTTATAATTAATTTGATAACTAATTACATTTCCTTTGCAGTTGTACATCTTTCAGATTTCAGTCTGTAAAAGTAACTAAATCTTACGTTTCAAAAAATGAAAAATTTAATTACTATTTATCCTATTAATAAAATGTATTTTTGCAGTCAATTTTATGAGTATGAACAAAGATTTTAAAATGACGGCAACTACACTTTTCGGTTTAGAAGGTGTTTTGGCAAATGAGTTAAAAGAACTAGGCGCACAAGATGTTAAAGAAGGCATCAGAATGGTTTCTTTTAGAGGTGATACAGGTTTTATGTACAAAGCAAATATTGCTTTAAGAACTGCTGTGAGAATTTTAAAACCGATAAAAGTTTGTAAGATTTACGATGAAGAAGATTTGTATGAAGCGATTCAGAAAATTAAATGGGAAAACTATTTAGATACTGAAGGTACTTTTGCAATAGGAGCAGTGGTAAATTCTAAGAATTTTACATCTAACTCACATTATATTTCTTTAAAGTCGAAAGATGCAATTGCAGATTATTTTCGTCATAAATATAGTAAAAGACCTAACGTAGATTTAGATTATCCAGATTTAAAGGTACACATTCACATTCATAAAGAATGGTTGACTGTTTCTTTAGATTCTTCAGGAGATTCTTTACATAAAAGAGGGTACAGAACAGCGACTAATATTGCGCCAATAAACGAAGTTTTGGCTGCTGGTATGGTTTTGTTATCTGGTTATAGAGGTGAAGAAAACTTTATTGACCCGATGTGTGGTTCTGGTACAATTTTAATTGAAGCTGCAATGATTGCGAATAACATTCCTGCAAATATCAATAGAAAATTGTTTGCTTTCGAAAACTGGAAAGATTATGATGAAGATTTATACTTTACAATTCAAGAATCATTATTAAAGAAAATTCGTTCTTCTCATTTTAAAATTATGGGATTCGATAAAGCACCATCTGCTGTACAAAAAGCACAAGCAAACGTCGAAAACGCAAATTTAGATGAATTTATAGGTGTACACCATGTCAACTTTTTTAACTCTAAAAAAGAAGTTTTTGGTAACACTACCATTTTATTTAATCCACCTTATGGTGAACGTTTAAATATTGATACAGAAGAATTTTACAAGAAAATTGGTGATACATTAAAGCACAATTACCCAGGTTCTTCAGCTTGGTTAATAACATCAGATACAGACGCTTTAAAATGTGTAGGATTAAGAACTTCTAAAAGAATCGCTCTTAAAAACGGGGATTTAAACTGTAAGTTTGTAAAATACGAATTGTACGAAGGAACACGTAAATTTAAAGAACACAAAGAAGAAGATACTTCAGAAGCCGATTTAGAAGCAAATGCTGAAGATTAATTTTTTCTGTCATTGCGAGGCACGAAGCAATCTCTATCTAATAATTCTAAATTATTTTTAAGAAGCTATTTCCTGCTTTTCGTTATATCTTTTTTTAAGAAAAATAAAAAAAGGATGCCACTTCAAATGCAAAGCATTCAACGATTCAATATAAAATATTAAAGCAGAGTTAATCAGGGCTAAACTAGTTTATGAGCTTCTTTGAGAATTAAACTATTCTTTGCTTAAATATATAAAAACACCTTAATTAAACTGAATTTTATTCAGTTTAATTAAGGTGTTTTTATATGATTTCGTTAAGTGTTTTTAGTGGAAAATAGTTTGGGATCACAAGCCTTTAAGGTCTTTTTGTATTCTTTCTAGAGGAAAAAAAATAAGCAATGTAATTATACATAACTTATTTTTGTATTTTAATTCAACTTTTCAATTTGTTCATCAATTTCTTTATGTAATTGTTCTAATTCTTGTTCATAAATTGTAGTGTTTAAAGTTATCGCTGTTTTAAATAATTCAAAAGTTTTTAATCTTAATTCTGCATATTTTAGCAATATCTTATTTTGTTTTAATAATTCGGAAGGTAAGTTTTCAATATTATTTGTTTTTTTAATGATAGCAATATTATCTTTCCATTTAGGAATTACACTATTGTCTAATTCTTGAAGAAGTGAGTTAATTGTTTTAGTATTTATATTTTCATAAAAAACTAAAGATTCAGTTTCATTTTTCGTGAATTTTGCTAATTCAGTATCATATTTTTGATATTCTTCACCGTCAGGTAAAATATAGATATAACCGAAAAGTCCAATTAATATAATACTTCCAGATATAAGACCAATTCCTGCTGCTTTCCATCCAGAATAAAATTCGTTTCCATTTTCTTTATGTTGATCTAATATTGTTCCGTGAATTTTTGTAACAAT
The window above is part of the Polaribacter sp. SA4-12 genome. Proteins encoded here:
- a CDS encoding ATP-dependent DNA helicase RecQ produces the protein MDLYSPLKKFFGFNKFKGLQEQVIKSIVANNNTFVIMPTGGGKSLCYQLPALMAEGTAIVVSPLIALMKNQVDAIRGISEHNGVAHVLNSSLNKTEVAQVKEDIASGITKLLYVAPESLIKEEYVAFLKTQKISFVAIDEAHCISEWGHDFRPEYRNLKHIIKAIDNVPIICLTATATEKVQEDILKTLGITDANRFKASFNRANLFYEVRPKTIDVQKDIIRFVKQRMGKSGIIYCLSRKKVDEVAQVLQVNGIKAVPYHAGLDAKTRVKHQDMFLMEDCDVVVATIAFGMGIDKPDVRFVIHHDIPKSLESYYQETGRAGRDDGEGYCLAFYAYKDIEKLEKFMASKPVAEQEIGHALLQEVVGYAETSMNRRKYLLHYFGEEFDAENGDGADMDDNSRNPKKKHEAKEDVKLLLNVIKNTLQKYKSKEVVNTIIGKENALLTSHKTHLQPFFGSGKDKSALYWMALIRQILVVNLIKKEIEQYGVVKLTEKGQEFINKPYSFMMTEDHSYNEENDSSIITNSKSSGGVADEKLVKILKDLRKSVAIKQGVPPFAVFQDPSLDDMALKYPITLPELSTVHGVGEGKARKFGKDFIKLISTYVEENDILRPDDLIVKSTGTNSGLKLFIIQNTDKKLPLEDIAKSKGLKMSELIKEMEMIIFSGTKLNIDYCLDDLLDEDQQEEIHDYFMDAESDKIQDALDEFDGDYDEEELRLMRIKFINEVAN
- a CDS encoding sensor histidine kinase — its product is MICSLSYAQNSQKDSAYFYFKKAIEFSNNNKHFGAYKNYIKAKNIYVYLNEIDSVAECNLELFELIASQNNLEDNSKPYLDDYYEYALKKNDSLKLLVASNSYASYFWDSDTIELSIKYYKNSLRLTENIKLRKYRVTVYANLAYLFTKTKTDSASYYFKKTLSLYTKEDKNQLFATYINYAVFFQKQNKFEEAIIQLNNAAKIEPTAYKLKYNKILYGKFANCYQEIGYYKKAYEAYEKYNIYRDSLNNTAQNIAISDLDVKYQTAEKDKKILETEAKRLKNRNLLIGSLLFILLAGTIAVLSLKNSKRKRKLAEQDKELETQKNLTLLKEQELTTINAMVDGQEKERKRIAEDLHDNLGSVLATLKLHFENLKMNREKKKINQEMLFDKTEGLIDEAYLKVRSIAHAKNAGVLANQGLLVAIQMMAEKISSADKIQIEVIDFGLDKRLENSLEISVFRITQELITNIIKHANAKNATINISLYDKNLNIIIEDDGLGFDIKKVNLKNGMGISSIKTRVSHLGGTFNVDSTKGKGSSIIIDIPIS
- a CDS encoding THUMP domain-containing class I SAM-dependent RNA methyltransferase encodes the protein MNKDFKMTATTLFGLEGVLANELKELGAQDVKEGIRMVSFRGDTGFMYKANIALRTAVRILKPIKVCKIYDEEDLYEAIQKIKWENYLDTEGTFAIGAVVNSKNFTSNSHYISLKSKDAIADYFRHKYSKRPNVDLDYPDLKVHIHIHKEWLTVSLDSSGDSLHKRGYRTATNIAPINEVLAAGMVLLSGYRGEENFIDPMCGSGTILIEAAMIANNIPANINRKLFAFENWKDYDEDLYFTIQESLLKKIRSSHFKIMGFDKAPSAVQKAQANVENANLDEFIGVHHVNFFNSKKEVFGNTTILFNPPYGERLNIDTEEFYKKIGDTLKHNYPGSSAWLITSDTDALKCVGLRTSKRIALKNGDLNCKFVKYELYEGTRKFKEHKEEDTSEADLEANAED
- a CDS encoding class I SAM-dependent DNA methyltransferase, producing the protein MKTKDWFTDWFNTSYYHTLYKERNDGEAQLFMKNITSFLNLPKTTHILDLPCGKGRHSVFLNSLGYKVTGGDLAANSIKLAKEFENETLNFKVHDMRAHFNNKYDAIFNLFTSFGYFEDDKEDILILNNIKQGLNKDGFFVFDFLNAEKVKLNLVATETKTVDNITFNIKREIKDGFIFKHISFFADGENHSYTEQVKYLNLDKMTAFFEDVGFTITNVFGNYDLNTYEAKTSDRLIIIAK
- a CDS encoding response regulator, which gives rise to MITIIMAEDHQMLIDGVKSFFEYDDEINIIGSVNDGEELVKLVSLKQPKLVITDIRMPKMDGIQATRIIKKKLPHIHVLAMTMFDQPDAIKQMLDAGATGYILKNSGIKMLSKAIVTVANGETFFDPNVAFNFMNSYIDDNVTIGKSDKVILSNREKEILNLISNGKTSKEIAESLFIAKTTVDTHRKNMIRKLDLSSGNELVKYAIDKKYKF
- a CDS encoding ZIP family metal transporter codes for the protein MSYILLIASVLFGSILVFIIKPNNKIVRLLLAFSGAYLLSVTILHLLPEVYTETTEYKKVGIFILVGIIIQSVLESFSKGAEHGHIHIHTDGKEFPTLLFVSLCIHAFSEGLPIHNAGDNLLWAIVVHKIPIAVVLTTFLIQTKYSKKITYIFLVAFALMSPLGMLLGDKIPFFTTYATEITALIVGVFLHISTIILFESTENHKFNLQKFIAILLGVLLTIFTL